In the genome of Olsenella profusa DSM 13989, one region contains:
- a CDS encoding MalY/PatB family protein — protein sequence MSYDFSTLPRRAHHGSAKWEAMARKVPDLSPEVVPLSVADMEFVPAPPITKALKDYLDEQPLGYPAPTEEFYDACTGWQSRRHGWEPDKTSLVNTPGVVPAIYTAVRTLTEPRDGVIIQPPVYYPFARAIRDNGRTVVESPLCRELTQDGGLAYSMDFEGLEELVKDPANTMLVLCSPHNPVGRVWSAVELRRLLDICVAHDVIIVADEIHDDLVMPGYKHSALMRVAEGGEYDRLVICTAPSKTFNITGIQSAQIFITDEELRRRFRRGLAEIGTDSLNSLAYVATTAAYTACDEWLDELVAVIWSNYQLLRGMVERYLPDVRIAPLEGTYLAWLDFRAWGMTDRELEDFMEGEASVFAEGGYLFGTGGEGFVRLNLACPREVLESALERLVYATNQRARPCERDDQ from the coding sequence ATGTCCTATGACTTCTCGACCCTGCCGCGCCGTGCCCATCATGGTTCCGCAAAGTGGGAGGCTATGGCGAGGAAGGTGCCTGATCTCTCGCCCGAGGTGGTTCCTTTGTCCGTTGCGGACATGGAGTTCGTGCCCGCGCCACCCATCACCAAGGCCCTCAAGGACTATCTCGACGAGCAGCCCCTCGGATACCCTGCCCCCACGGAGGAGTTCTATGACGCCTGTACGGGCTGGCAGAGTCGCCGGCACGGCTGGGAGCCCGACAAGACGTCCCTCGTGAACACGCCGGGTGTGGTGCCCGCCATCTATACGGCCGTGCGCACGCTCACCGAGCCACGGGACGGCGTCATCATCCAGCCTCCCGTGTACTATCCGTTCGCCCGCGCCATCAGGGACAATGGTCGTACCGTCGTGGAGAGCCCCCTTTGCCGCGAGCTGACGCAGGATGGCGGGCTTGCCTATTCCATGGACTTCGAGGGACTCGAGGAGCTGGTCAAGGATCCCGCCAACACGATGCTCGTGCTGTGCAGCCCGCATAACCCCGTAGGCAGGGTATGGAGTGCCGTCGAGCTCAGGAGGCTCCTGGACATATGCGTCGCCCATGACGTCATAATCGTTGCCGACGAGATCCATGACGACCTCGTCATGCCGGGCTACAAGCACAGTGCCCTCATGCGGGTTGCCGAGGGCGGTGAGTACGACCGTCTCGTCATCTGCACCGCCCCCTCCAAGACCTTCAACATCACGGGCATACAGTCCGCACAGATCTTCATCACCGACGAGGAGCTGCGCAGGCGCTTCCGGCGGGGGCTGGCCGAGATCGGCACGGACTCACTCAACTCCCTTGCCTACGTTGCGACCACGGCGGCCTACACGGCCTGTGACGAGTGGCTCGACGAGCTCGTTGCCGTCATCTGGAGCAATTACCAGCTGCTCAGGGGAATGGTGGAGCGCTATCTGCCCGACGTGCGGATCGCGCCGCTTGAGGGCACCTACCTTGCCTGGCTCGACTTCAGGGCCTGGGGAATGACCGATCGTGAGCTTGAGGACTTCATGGAGGGGGAGGCCTCCGTCTTCGCGGAGGGGGGATACCTCTTTGGCACGGGTGGGGAGGGGTTTGTGCGCCTCAACCTTGCCTGTCCCCGCGAGGTGCTCGAGAGTGCGCTGGAGCGTCTGGTCTATGCCACCAACCAGCGTGCGCGTCCCTGCGAGAGGGATGACCAATGA
- a CDS encoding aminomethyltransferase family protein, producing MATSVLRQEHELLGGLIQEEGALLGPVRYADEDVELAAFDVDAALVDLTGMGMWLVSGAPAQAFCEAACAGPRLSVGTCALGACLLGDGSVASVPLLVRTGASEYLILDASPRMDVLFSWLGFVAHIERDGVRPYDGLAMSDETASLVPLALTGPTAPAVLSDYVPGDVHQRLPLAGEVANLDLDGRITTIVCALDLPQPAYLVLVPPIYARAIWRSLLSFGSVMPVGHAALRTWMARRTAVLSQLPVPDRLTIGEGELRASGMVREGMDFIGARGLAG from the coding sequence ATGGCAACGTCTGTCCTCAGGCAGGAGCATGAGCTCTTGGGTGGTCTCATCCAAGAGGAGGGGGCGCTCCTGGGTCCCGTTCGCTATGCGGATGAGGACGTGGAGCTGGCGGCCTTTGACGTAGATGCCGCGCTCGTCGACCTTACGGGCATGGGCATGTGGCTTGTCTCGGGTGCTCCCGCCCAGGCGTTCTGCGAGGCCGCATGTGCGGGCCCCAGGCTTTCCGTGGGGACGTGCGCCCTTGGGGCCTGCCTGCTGGGGGATGGCAGCGTGGCCTCCGTTCCGCTGCTCGTGCGTACGGGTGCCTCCGAATACCTTATCCTCGATGCCTCCCCTCGCATGGACGTGCTCTTCTCGTGGTTGGGCTTTGTGGCACACATCGAGCGAGACGGCGTGAGGCCGTACGATGGGCTTGCCATGTCGGATGAGACGGCCTCGCTCGTACCCCTCGCGCTCACGGGCCCCACTGCCCCTGCCGTGCTTTCCGACTACGTGCCAGGGGATGTGCACCAACGGCTCCCCCTGGCTGGCGAGGTTGCCAACCTCGACCTCGACGGCCGCATCACCACCATCGTCTGTGCCCTTGACCTTCCCCAGCCCGCCTATCTGGTGCTGGTGCCACCCATCTATGCGCGCGCCATATGGCGGAGCCTGCTCTCGTTTGGCTCCGTGATGCCTGTGGGTCACGCTGCCCTGCGCACATGGATGGCGCGGAGGACTGCGGTGCTCTCACAACTCCCTGTTCCCGATCGCCTGACGATAGGGGAGGGGGAGCTGCGTGCCTCTGGTATGGTGCGCGAGGGTATGGACTTCATCGGGGCACGTGGTCTTGCGGGCTGA